TCGGTGCGACCATCCAATCCATTCTCGAAGATTTGAAGCCAGAGGCCGTCTATTTCACGGACAACAACGGACAGCGGACGGGGTTCATTTTCCTCGAGATGAAGGACGCTTCCCAAATCCCTGCGATTGCGGAACCGTGGTTCCTCGCGTTCAACGCGAGCATTGAGATTCATCCGGTCATGGTACCAAAGGATCTCGTTAAAGC
This DNA window, taken from Thermodesulfobacteriota bacterium, encodes the following:
- a CDS encoding DUF3303 family protein — translated: MRFLLKVNIPVEAGNAAAKAGKLGATIQSILEDLKPEAVYFTDNNGQRTGFIFLEMKDASQIPAIAEPWFLAFNASIEIHPVMVPKDLVKA